A region of the Parambassis ranga chromosome 24, fParRan2.1, whole genome shotgun sequence genome:
TTGGGTCACACTCAGAACCACCAGCTGGCCCACCACCTGGACCGCCACCTGGACCACCAGTTGGGCTGCCTGTGCAGGGAAGTCGCCCTACCGGAATTGGAGGCAGGCCCCCAGGTCCCCCAATTGGTCAACCACCAGGCTTCAACATCAGAGGCCCAAGGTCAGTTTTGTAGTAGTATGAATAGCAAGTTCTGAGTATGTATGTTGTTTCAGACAATTGATCCTTcagtgtttctttaaaaaatgtgcaataGTGTTTCTGATATCTCTTTTCTCTCTGGTCTCAGAGGAAACAACCCCAGATTTGACCAGACACAGCAAGGTTTTGATGGTCCACCAAGGTttgagcagccacagcagcgcTTTGACTGTCCTCCTCGATTCGATCAACCAAGACATCACTTTGATGGTCCACCGAGATTTGACCAACCACGGCAACGATTTGATGGTCCCCCCAGATTTGACCAACCACGGCAACGATTTGATGGTCCACCCAGATTTGACCAACCACGGCAGCGCTTTGATGGTCCCCTCAGATTTGACCAGCCTCGATTCGGGCAGCAACCTAGGTTTGAGCCTGCAAGGCACCCTGAACCCCTATCTCGTTTTGATGGTCCACCAGTGGCTCAGCTCAACCAACAGCAGGGCCCTCAACTTAAGGCTGAACCAGCTACTCAGCAGCCTAACAGTGCAGATATCAAGACACCAGAACAATCATCCAGTCAGCCACAGTCAGATAAAACTAAATCTAAACCAACTGATGGTAAGACCAATACAGAAGACATGACAGATGACAACTTGCTTGCAATCGAGGGCTTTTTTGTCCAAAATGACCCCATTCCTCAAACATTACAAGGAAACGCAGCAGAATCGGATGGCAGTAATGCTTCTGGCAATGTTGAAAAATCTAAATCTATATCCAGCCAGCCATCTGTGCCTGCTACTCCTCCTGTGGCATCAAAAAACACTACACAGCCAGATGGACCATTGACAAACATCAAACCATCACTGAATTCAAAGCCAGCTGGAATTCAACCAGAGCCACAAAGTTCTGGCCAAACAGTGTCAAGACCAGAGCTCCCAAAGCCTCCCCCTGGCAGAGGACGAGGTCATCCCCCAGGGCCTGTCCAAATGCATGGGCGAGGACGTGGGCAGAGAGGTCCTGGAGAATTCGGAGGACCAAACAGTGTACCAGCAAGTGAGAATGTGGGTGAGATGCCTTATGAAGAGAATGTGGGTATGCCAGAAGAGCAGAAGGGCTACACCTGGCAAGATCCTTCATATGAGGAGTTTGGTGGTCCCGAATCAGAGGTCCCCTCTGAAGAAGTGTGGATGCCAGAAGATCATTATTTCCCAGAAGAAGAATATTATGAAGAGCCAAGAGGAGGACCGCACATGGGGAGGGGTGGCCCTCCAATGATGAGAGGAGGGCCTCATATGGGAAGAGGAGGTCCACCTTTTGGTAGAGGTGGTCCACCTATGGGGAGAGGAGGTCCGCCACTAGGTAGAGGGGGAATGCCTATGGGCAGAGGAGGTCCCCCTATGGGCAGAGGAGGTCCCCCTATGGGCAGAGGTGGTCCGCCTATGGGAAGGGGGGGGCCTCCAATGGGAAGAGGAGGGCCACACATGGGAATGGACATGCACTGGGAAGATCCTGAGGGAGCTGAATACCCAGAAGAAGGAGACCCTTACTGGAGAGACAGGAGACCTCCAATGAGAGGCATGAGGCCTCCTTTCCCACCAGGCCGGGGTCGCCCCCCACGTGGCCATCCTGGTTTCATGCACCCTGGACGAGGACGCCCCCCTCACCCTGCACATGGGCCCATAGATCATGGTCCCTCAGGGCATGGAATGGGTGCTGATAATCCTGAAATGGATCCAATGTACCGCGGACATGACCCTTATGGCCATCCAATGCAtcctgaaggaggaagaggcaggcaTCGTGTGCCACCTCCACCTCATGAAATGATGGATCCCATGGACGAGCAAGTGTATGATGAAGGAATGGAAAGAGACTGGCATCCACCACATGGAAGAggccctccaccacctccacatgAAATTATGGATAGGGGAGGAATAAGGAGGAGACCTATGGGTCGGGGAATGGCAAGGGGCATGTGGCGGCCAGGGCCAACACATGAAGGATATGAAGAGGGATATAATGAAGGTTATGTTGAGGATTATGAACATGGGGAAGATAGCTATTGCTGGCGACCACCAAAGGAATATCCTCCTGAAGACTATCGGCATGATGCTAAGTACTATGAATCTGAGTGGGAGAGagatcatcctcctcctgagAGAGATTATCCTCCCCGAATGCCACCACCAGAGTCCCTTAGAGATGCCCATTGGCAAGAAGAAAGAGATAGAGGTCCCTCATATCCATATGATGAACGTGACAGGGGAAGAGGAGAACTAAGAATTCGTGAATACAGAGATGAGGCACCATACCGACAGGAAGAACCATCATACCCACCCCCTGCAGAATGGGAGCGAACATCCAGGCTTCCTCCACCGCCTGAGAGAGGGTATCCCCCTGACTATGAAGATCGTAGACCTCGTTATGAGAATGAGCGCAGAGAAGAGGTACCTTTGGCTATACCTGCAACTCTTTCAACCTTGCCTGGGACCTCAGTTGAAGCAGCACCCCAAGAAACAGGTGCAAATGTACTTGCCCTCTCCCAACGTCAACATGAAATCATCTTAAAAGCAGCTCAAGAGCTAAAGCTAATTAGGTAATTTCTAGACTTATTGTTACACAAATTCACACAAATTACAATTTCACAACAATAAATGTGTATTGGCGAATTTTGCttctattatttattattgCTGCATCTTTATTTTTTGGGTCCACAGGGAATTGCAAGAGGCAAAGACCACTAGTACTGAACCTCAACCTGCACCGGCTGATCCTGTGCCAGAGCTGCCTGCTGGTCTTCTTGGTTTGGAGATCCCACCTGAAGTCAGGAATGTTCTGAAGGTATGTTTGACCTACTAACTTCTAATTGTTTTAGCATTGTTTTATAAAGAAGTGGACAGGTGTAAGGACAAGAGGTATTCATTAGAATTAATTCATGTTTGTCATGCAGCACATAATTGTGGAGCAACTTTCAgaactctgtttttctctttctttgtcaatTTGCAATTAAATGGCAGATGTTTATATTGTCATTGTCAGGGCatgactgcagcacaaacaTCTACAGCTGAACCTGTGTCTTGGGAAACCAAACCTGCTGCCACACATTACCAGCCACATGGCCCTGCTGCACCGGTACCTCCGGTGATTCCAAAGACGGTTGAATATGGACACGGGCATGGTATGCTCTTATATAGATTTTACAGATTTCACAGGTTGTTGTGCATGCAGGTCTGGGGGTTGTTTCTGACTCAAGACTTAACATTTTAGAGCCCGGTGCCACTGTTGAACGGATCTCTTATGGTGAGAGAATTGTGTTAAGGCCTGATCCCATGCCATCGGACAGGGGCTATGAAAAAGGTAAGTGTCAGTTCTTTCTTCATACTCCAACAAAGGGATCTTTTGCTGCTTGTAAATTGATAAAGCGCTTTGTTTTCCTAGAACCTCTTGGTCCCAGAGATCCTTACAGAGACCCATATTACGAAAGACGATCAGACCCCTACCTGGACCGCCGGGAGTACAGTCGAGAGAGGGAATTGTACCGGGATAAGCCTCCACATGAATATGAAAGGGAGAGATTCGAGAGAGAACGATTTCCACTAAGAGAGCGAGATGACAGGTAAGGTGTTTCTTCAGtggcttttttcttttcttttcctttgttttttacatATGTAATATTGTTTTCCATTTGTTCTTTGATTCAAGCATACAGCCCATGGTAGAAGACAGGTACTCTATCACATTGTGTCACACATTGTGATTAGTCTGAGTGTCAGTTTGAAACAAGACATTGGCTATAGGaaattaaactaaactaaaataacTCATAACAATGCTGTTTCCTGTAGATCTCCACTGGCACCTCCTCTACGCTCAGGGTACAGGGATAGAGACCGGGATGTACGAGAGAGGGACCGCAGTGGCAGCCGGGATCTAGATGACCATTACGGAAGGCCTGGCTATGATCGACCTCCATATGAGCGCTCTTCACTTGACCGTAATCTGCCTGAGCGTTACAGCCATAGCACCTCACCGTATGGTATGTTGGATTCAGTTTATGCAACCGAAGTGTATTCTTCATCTGTGAAGAGAAATAACTTGTGTATGACAAAGTTAAACTCCAAAAGCTATAAGTATCAGCAGACATTGATCTTTCCAGTTGTCTTCAAATGTGTGATGTATTATTCAAAGAGTTACATATCAATAGCATTTTGTGCGCCATTTCTTTCCTGTCTTGGCAACACCTGTGGGCAAAAATCActtttgattttttgttttagtaTGACTTAAAGATTTAGAAGGTGTATGACAAATTAATCCACAGTGACAAAAATACCCAGAAACAACTTAAAATCTCTCTAATCAATAATTTATGCTCTGTGGTAAGAATATATTAAAACTTTGTAATATAATATCACATAGTGGATAGGAGAAGTTATCCAGAAGACCGAGGGCCCCCCACTGCACCacctctcccacctcctccacagccaCCACCAAGAGTTGAGAAGAAGCCTGAAATCAAGAATATAGATGATATTCTGAAACCACCGGGCAGATCATCTCGACCTGAAAGGGTAGGAATGACTACTGCATGCATGTAGCAATTCTGATAGCAGTATAATATTGAGGACTTATTTAAATGATTTCAACAGATTGTCATCATAATGAGAGGACTTCCAGGAAGTGGAAAAAGCCATGTGGCCAAGCTCATACGGGTAGGTGCAGTCAATAATGGAGTCATGTAACCGAACTTTGAAAAAAGTAGACACCAACAAGAACAGTACTCACAgccatgtttatgtgtgtcttcTGAACATATTTAGGACAAGGAAGTTGACTGTGGAGGTGCGCCTCCAAGAGTTCTTGTTCTGGATGACTATTTCATGACCGAAGTCGAAAAAGTTCAGAAAGACCCAGACACTGGAAAGAGGGTCAAAGCCAAGGTAAgtctgatggagatgatgaggatgatatGCATTATCAACTGGGAGGTCTGAAAATGATCTGCAATCTAATGAAATACACCCTGTTATAGGTTCTTGAGTACGAGTATGAGCCGGAGATGGAGGATACCTACCGCAGCAGCATGCTTAAAACATTCAAGAAAACCTT
Encoded here:
- the ylpm1 gene encoding YLP motif-containing protein 1 isoform X2 encodes the protein MYPSWGNYSGPQSQNFGGPGPRKPPGGSLTGQAAGFGGFEAPASGSLFSSLQEQHRQQMQQLQMLHQKQLQSVLHQGSSTTGFTGGLPGGYSGSSWHSEGSGHLDSGAGAQSFYKQDETLAQPTRVPPISKPGQPPLPPPQTHPIEPQPVPPPPDLQSTKPPENSGASKAQEAPRKDAPTTEEDKSLPLQEKQQLWYKQHLQNLQKLKQEKAKQNQKDSDGTVQSLPAGQSCPPLPPSEAPKNTPPPPPPKEDPPAPPPPPEEIRSENIGKSPTFTDTPEVPKDPEEAARLQQLQAAAAQWQQVQQQRAGLQYQALMQQHEKLQQILEKYQQLIQHPPNLQSMTPEMQLRHYEMQQQQFSPLFHDWNCSFSLWYEQFQTYPQKDQLQDYEHQWKQWQEQMNATNAHLKERVATLIAMVPFASNQYNSGMVGQFGQYPGQDMQMQQQTTTPGMLQPPAGIAPRSHGPQSSAFGSHSEPPAGPPPGPPPGPPVGLPVQGSRPTGIGGRPPGPPIGQPPGFNIRGPRGNNPRFDQTQQGFDGPPRFEQPQQRFDCPPRFDQPRHHFDGPPRFDQPRQRFDGPPRFDQPRQRFDGPPRFDQPRQRFDGPLRFDQPRFGQQPRFEPARHPEPLSRFDGPPVAQLNQQQGPQLKAEPATQQPNSADIKTPEQSSSQPQSDKTKSKPTDGKTNTEDMTDDNLLAIEGFFVQNDPIPQTLQGNAAESDGSNASGNVEKSKSISSQPSVPATPPVASKNTTQPDGPLTNIKPSLNSKPAGIQPEPQSSGQTVSRPELPKPPPGRGRGHPPGPVQMHGRGRGQRGPGEFGGPNSVPASENVGEMPYEENVGMPEEQKGYTWQDPSYEEFGGPESEVPSEEVWMPEDHYFPEEEYYEEPRGGPHMGRGGPPMMRGGPHMGRGGPPFGRGGPPMGRGGPPLGRGGMPMGRGGPPMGRGGPPMGRGGPPMGRGGPPMGRGGPHMGMDMHWEDPEGAEYPEEGDPYWRDRRPPMRGMRPPFPPGRGRPPRGHPGFMHPGRGRPPHPAHGPIDHGPSGHGMGADNPEMDPMYRGHDPYGHPMHPEGGRGRHRVPPPPHEMMDPMDEQVYDEGMERDWHPPHGRGPPPPPHEIMDRGGIRRRPMGRGMARGMWRPGPTHEGYEEGYNEGYVEDYEHGEDSYCWRPPKEYPPEDYRHDAKYYESEWERDHPPPERDYPPRMPPPESLRDAHWQEERDRGPSYPYDERDRGRGELRIREYRDEAPYRQEEPSYPPPAEWERTSRLPPPPERGYPPDYEDRRPRYENERREEVPLAIPATLSTLPGTSVEAAPQETGANVLALSQRQHEIILKAAQELKLIRELQEAKTTSTEPQPAPADPVPELPAGLLGLEIPPEVRNVLKGMTAAQTSTAEPVSWETKPAATHYQPHGPAAPVPPVIPKTVEYGHGHEPGATVERISYGERIVLRPDPMPSDRGYEKEPLGPRDPYRDPYYERRSDPYLDRREYSRERELYRDKPPHEYERERFERERFPLRERDDSIQPMVEDRSPLAPPLRSGYRDRDRDVRERDRSGSRDLDDHYGRPGYDRPPYERSSLDRNLPERYSHSTSPYVDRRSYPEDRGPPTAPPLPPPPQPPPRVEKKPEIKNIDDILKPPGRSSRPERIVIIMRGLPGSGKSHVAKLIRDKEVDCGGAPPRVLVLDDYFMTEVEKVQKDPDTGKRVKAKVLEYEYEPEMEDTYRSSMLKTFKKTLDDGFFPFIILDSINDRVKHFDQFWSAAKTKGFEVYLAEITADTQTCSKRNVHGRTLKDIMKMSNNWEPSPHHMVRLDVRSLLQDAAIEEVEMEDFNPDDEPKEPKREDEEEGDLGYIPKSKWEMDTSEAKLDKLDGLGSSGKRKREGEHMADLEDYLQLPDDYATRMSEPGKKRVRWADLEEQKEADRKRAIGFVVGQTDWERITDETGQLAQRALNRTKYF
- the ylpm1 gene encoding YLP motif-containing protein 1 isoform X5; amino-acid sequence: MYPSWGNYSGPQSQNFGGPGPRKPPGGSLTGQAAGFGGFEAPASGSLFSSLQEQHRQQMQQLQMLHQKQLQSVLHQGSSTTGFTGGLPGGYSGSSWHSEGSGHLDSGAGAQSFYKQDETLAQPTRVPPISKPGQPPLPPPQTHPIEPQPVPPPPDLQSTKPPENSGASKAQEAPRKDAPTTEEDKSLPLQEKQQLWYKQHLQNLQKLKQEKAKQNQKDSDGTVQSLPAGQSCPPLPPSEAPKNTPPPPPPKEDPPAPPPPPEEIRSENIGKSPTFTDTPEVPKDPEEAARLQQLQAAAAQWQQVQQQRAGLQYQALMQQHEKLQQILEKYQQLIQHPPNLQSMTPEMQLRHYEMQQQQFSPLFHDWNCSFSLWYEQFQTYPQKDQLQDYEHQWKQWQEQMNATNAHLKERVATLIAMVPFASNQYNSGMVGQFGQYPGQDMQMQQQTTTPGMLQPPAGIAPRSHGPQSSAFGSHSEPPAGPPPGPPPGPPVGLPVQGSRPTGIGGRPPGPPIGQPPGFNIRGPRGNNPRFDQTQQGFDGPPRFEQPQQRFDCPPRFDQPRHHFDGPPRFDQPRQRFDGPPRFDQPRQRFDGPPRFDQPRQRFDGPLRFDQPRFGQQPRFEPARHPEPLSRFDGPPVAQLNQQQGPQLKAEPATQQPNSADIKTPEQSSSQPQSDKTKSKPTDGKTNTEDMTDDNLLAIEGFFVQNDPIPQTLQGNAAESDGSNASGNVEKSKSISSQPSVPATPPVASKNTTQPDGPLTNIKPSLNSKPAGIQPEPQSSGQTVSRPELPKPPPGRGRGHPPGPVQMHGRGRGQRGPGEFGGPNSVPASENVGEMPYEENVGMPEEQKGYTWQDPSYEEFGGPESEVPSEEVWMPEDHYFPEEEYYEEPRGGPHMGRGGPPMMRGGPHMGRGGPPFGRGGPPMGRGGPPLGRGGMPMGRGGPPMGRGGPPMGRGGPPMGRGGPPMGRGGPHMGMDMHWEDPEGAEYPEEGDPYWRDRRPPMRGMRPPFPPGRGRPPRGHPGFMHPGRGRPPHPAHGPIDHGPSGHGMGADNPEMDPMYRGHDPYGHPMHPEGGRGRHRVPPPPHEMMDPMDEQVYDEGMERDWHPPHGRGPPPPPHEIMDRGGIRRRPMGRGMARGMWRPGPTHEGYEEGYNEGYVEDYEHGEDSYCWRPPKEYPPEDYRHDAKYYESEWERDHPPPERDYPPRMPPPESLRDAHWQEERDRGPSYPYDERDRGRGELRIREYRDEAPYRQEEPSYPPPAEWERTSRLPPPPERGYPPDYEDRRPRYENERREEVPLAIPATLSTLPGTSVEAAPQETGANVLALSQRQHEIILKAAQELKLIRELQEAKTTSTEPQPAPADPVPELPAGLLGLEIPPEVRNVLKGMTAAQTSTAEPVSWETKPAATHYQPHGPAAPVPPVIPKTVEYGHGHEPGATVERISYGERIVLRPDPMPSDRGYEKEPLGPRDPYRDPYYERRSDPYLDRREYSRERELYRDKPPHEYERERFERERFPLRERDDRSPLAPPLRSGYRDRDRDVRERDRSGSRDLDDHYGRPGYDRPPYERSSLDRNLPERYSHSTSPYVDRRSYPEDRGPPTAPPLPPPPQPPPRVEKKPEIKNIDDILKPPGRSSRPERIVIIMRGLPGSGKSHVAKLIRDKEVDCGGAPPRVLVLDDYFMTEVEKVQKDPDTGKRVKAKVLEYEYEPEMEDTYRSSMLKTFKKTLDDGFFPFIILDSINDRVKHFDQFWSAAKTKGFEVYLAEITADTQTCSKRNVHGRTLKDIMKMSNNWEPSPHHMVRLDVRSLLQDAAIEEVEMEDFNPDDEPKEPKREDEEEGDLGYIPKSKWEMDTSEAKLDKLDGLGSSGKRKREGEHMADLEDYLQLPDDYATRMSEPGKKRVRWADLEEQKEADRKRAIGFVVGQTDWERITDETGQLAQRALNRTKYF
- the ylpm1 gene encoding YLP motif-containing protein 1 isoform X3, producing the protein MYPSWGNYSGPQSQNFGGPGPRKPPGGSLTGQAAGFGGFEAPASGSLFSSLQEQHRQQMQQLQMLHQKQLQSVLHQGSSTTGFTGGLPGGYSGSSWHSEGSGHLDSGAGAQSFYKQDETLAQPTRVPPISKPGQPPLPPPQTHPIEPQPVPPPPDLQSTKPPENSGASKAQEAPRKDAPTTEEDKSLPLQEKQQLWYKQHLQNLQKLKQEKAKQNQKDSDGTVQSLPAGQSCPPLPPSEAPKNTPPPPPPKEDPPAPPPPPEEIRVSENIGKSPTFTDTPEVPKDPEEAARLQQLQAAAAQWQQVQQQRAGLQYQALMQQHEKLQQILEKYQQLIQHPPNLQSMTPEMQLRHYEMQQQQFSPLFHDWNCSFSLWYEQFQTYPQKDQLQDYEHQWKQWQEQMNATNAHLKERVATLIAMVPFASNQYNSGMVGQFGQYPGQDMQMQQQTTTPGMLQPPAGIAPRSHGPQSSAFGSHSEPPAGPPPGPPPGPPVGLPVQGSRPTGIGGRPPGPPIGQPPGFNIRGPRGNNPRFDQTQQGFDGPPRFEQPQQRFDCPPRFDQPRHHFDGPPRFDQPRQRFDGPPRFDQPRQRFDGPPRFDQPRQRFDGPLRFDQPRFGQQPRFEPARHPEPLSRFDGPPVAQLNQQQGPQLKAEPATQQPNSADIKTPEQSSSQPQSDKTKSKPTDGKTNTEDMTDDNLLAIEGFFVQNDPIPQTLQGNAAESDGSNASGNVEKSKSISSQPSVPATPPVASKNTTQPDGPLTNIKPSLNSKPAGIQPEPQSSGQTVSRPELPKPPPGRGRGHPPGPVQMHGRGRGQRGPGEFGGPNSVPASENVGEMPYEENVGMPEEQKGYTWQDPSYEEFGGPESEVPSEEVWMPEDHYFPEEEYYEEPRGGPHMGRGGPPMMRGGPHMGRGGPPFGRGGPPMGRGGPPLGRGGMPMGRGGPPMGRGGPPMGRGGPPMGRGGPPMGRGGPHMGMDMHWEDPEGAEYPEEGDPYWRDRRPPMRGMRPPFPPGRGRPPRGHPGFMHPGRGRPPHPAHGPIDHGPSGHGMGADNPEMDPMYRGHDPYGHPMHPEGGRGRHRVPPPPHEMMDPMDEQVYDEGMERDWHPPHGRGPPPPPHEIMDRGGIRRRPMGRGMARGMWRPGPTHEGYEEGYNEGYVEDYEHGEDSYCWRPPKEYPPEDYRHDAKYYESEWERDHPPPERDYPPRMPPPESLRDAHWQEERDRGPSYPYDERDRGRGELRIREYRDEAPYRQEEPSYPPPAEWERTSRLPPPPERGYPPDYEDRRPRYENERREEVPLAIPATLSTLPGTSVEAAPQETGANVLALSQRQHEIILKAAQELKLIRELQEAKTTSTEPQPAPADPVPELPAGLLGLEIPPEVRNVLKGMTAAQTSTAEPVSWETKPAATHYQPHGPAAPVPPVIPKTVEYGHGHEPGATVERISYGERIVLRPDPMPSDRGYEKEPLGPRDPYRDPYYERRSDPYLDRREYSRERELYRDKPPHEYERERFERERFPLRERDDRSPLAPPLRSGYRDRDRDVRERDRSGSRDLDDHYGRPGYDRPPYERSSLDRNLPERYSHSTSPYVDRRSYPEDRGPPTAPPLPPPPQPPPRVEKKPEIKNIDDILKPPGRSSRPERIVIIMRGLPGSGKSHVAKLIRDKEVDCGGAPPRVLVLDDYFMTEVEKVQKDPDTGKRVKAKVLEYEYEPEMEDTYRSSMLKTFKKTLDDGFFPFIILDSINDRVKHFDQFWSAAKTKGFEVYLAEITADTQTCSKRNVHGRTLKDIMKMSNNWEPSPHHMVRLDVRSLLQDAAIEEVEMEDFNPDDEPKEPKREDEEEGDLGYIPKSKWEMDTSEAKLDKLDGLGSSGKRKREGEHMADLEDYLQLPDDYATRMSEPGKKRVRWADLEEQKEADRKRAIGFVVGQTDWERITDETGQLAQRALNRTKYF
- the ylpm1 gene encoding YLP motif-containing protein 1 isoform X1; the encoded protein is MYPSWGNYSGPQSQNFGGPGPRKPPGGSLTGQAAGFGGFEAPASGSLFSSLQEQHRQQMQQLQMLHQKQLQSVLHQGSSTTGFTGGLPGGYSGSSWHSEGSGHLDSGAGAQSFYKQDETLAQPTRVPPISKPGQPPLPPPQTHPIEPQPVPPPPDLQSTKPPENSGASKAQEAPRKDAPTTEEDKSLPLQEKQQLWYKQHLQNLQKLKQEKAKQNQKDSDGTVQSLPAGQSCPPLPPSEAPKNTPPPPPPKEDPPAPPPPPEEIRVSENIGKSPTFTDTPEVPKDPEEAARLQQLQAAAAQWQQVQQQRAGLQYQALMQQHEKLQQILEKYQQLIQHPPNLQSMTPEMQLRHYEMQQQQFSPLFHDWNCSFSLWYEQFQTYPQKDQLQDYEHQWKQWQEQMNATNAHLKERVATLIAMVPFASNQYNSGMVGQFGQYPGQDMQMQQQTTTPGMLQPPAGIAPRSHGPQSSAFGSHSEPPAGPPPGPPPGPPVGLPVQGSRPTGIGGRPPGPPIGQPPGFNIRGPRGNNPRFDQTQQGFDGPPRFEQPQQRFDCPPRFDQPRHHFDGPPRFDQPRQRFDGPPRFDQPRQRFDGPPRFDQPRQRFDGPLRFDQPRFGQQPRFEPARHPEPLSRFDGPPVAQLNQQQGPQLKAEPATQQPNSADIKTPEQSSSQPQSDKTKSKPTDGKTNTEDMTDDNLLAIEGFFVQNDPIPQTLQGNAAESDGSNASGNVEKSKSISSQPSVPATPPVASKNTTQPDGPLTNIKPSLNSKPAGIQPEPQSSGQTVSRPELPKPPPGRGRGHPPGPVQMHGRGRGQRGPGEFGGPNSVPASENVGEMPYEENVGMPEEQKGYTWQDPSYEEFGGPESEVPSEEVWMPEDHYFPEEEYYEEPRGGPHMGRGGPPMMRGGPHMGRGGPPFGRGGPPMGRGGPPLGRGGMPMGRGGPPMGRGGPPMGRGGPPMGRGGPPMGRGGPHMGMDMHWEDPEGAEYPEEGDPYWRDRRPPMRGMRPPFPPGRGRPPRGHPGFMHPGRGRPPHPAHGPIDHGPSGHGMGADNPEMDPMYRGHDPYGHPMHPEGGRGRHRVPPPPHEMMDPMDEQVYDEGMERDWHPPHGRGPPPPPHEIMDRGGIRRRPMGRGMARGMWRPGPTHEGYEEGYNEGYVEDYEHGEDSYCWRPPKEYPPEDYRHDAKYYESEWERDHPPPERDYPPRMPPPESLRDAHWQEERDRGPSYPYDERDRGRGELRIREYRDEAPYRQEEPSYPPPAEWERTSRLPPPPERGYPPDYEDRRPRYENERREEVPLAIPATLSTLPGTSVEAAPQETGANVLALSQRQHEIILKAAQELKLIRELQEAKTTSTEPQPAPADPVPELPAGLLGLEIPPEVRNVLKGMTAAQTSTAEPVSWETKPAATHYQPHGPAAPVPPVIPKTVEYGHGHEPGATVERISYGERIVLRPDPMPSDRGYEKEPLGPRDPYRDPYYERRSDPYLDRREYSRERELYRDKPPHEYERERFERERFPLRERDDSIQPMVEDRSPLAPPLRSGYRDRDRDVRERDRSGSRDLDDHYGRPGYDRPPYERSSLDRNLPERYSHSTSPYVDRRSYPEDRGPPTAPPLPPPPQPPPRVEKKPEIKNIDDILKPPGRSSRPERIVIIMRGLPGSGKSHVAKLIRDKEVDCGGAPPRVLVLDDYFMTEVEKVQKDPDTGKRVKAKVLEYEYEPEMEDTYRSSMLKTFKKTLDDGFFPFIILDSINDRVKHFDQFWSAAKTKGFEVYLAEITADTQTCSKRNVHGRTLKDIMKMSNNWEPSPHHMVRLDVRSLLQDAAIEEVEMEDFNPDDEPKEPKREDEEEGDLGYIPKSKWEMDTSEAKLDKLDGLGSSGKRKREGEHMADLEDYLQLPDDYATRMSEPGKKRVRWADLEEQKEADRKRAIGFVVGQTDWERITDETGQLAQRALNRTKYF
- the ylpm1 gene encoding YLP motif-containing protein 1 isoform X4; protein product: MYPSWGNYSGPQSQNFGGPGPRKPPGGSLTGQAAGFGGFEAPASGSLFSSLQEQHRQQMQQLQMLHQKQLQSVLHQGSSTTGFTGGLPGGYSGSSWHSEGSGHLDSGAGAQSFYKQDETLAQPTRVPPISKPGQPPLPPPQTHPIEPQPVPPPPDLQSTKPPENSGASKAQEAPRKDAPTTEEDKSLPLQEKQQLWYKQHLQNLQKLKQEKAKQNQKDSDGTVQSLPAGQSCPPLPPSEAPKNTPPPPPPKEDPPAPPPPPEEIRPEVPKDPEEAARLQQLQAAAAQWQQVQQQRAGLQYQALMQQHEKLQQILEKYQQLIQHPPNLQSMTPEMQLRHYEMQQQQFSPLFHDWNCSFSLWYEQFQTYPQKDQLQDYEHQWKQWQEQMNATNAHLKERVATLIAMVPFASNQYNSGMVGQFGQYPGQDMQMQQQTTTPGMLQPPAGIAPRSHGPQSSAFGSHSEPPAGPPPGPPPGPPVGLPVQGSRPTGIGGRPPGPPIGQPPGFNIRGPRGNNPRFDQTQQGFDGPPRFEQPQQRFDCPPRFDQPRHHFDGPPRFDQPRQRFDGPPRFDQPRQRFDGPPRFDQPRQRFDGPLRFDQPRFGQQPRFEPARHPEPLSRFDGPPVAQLNQQQGPQLKAEPATQQPNSADIKTPEQSSSQPQSDKTKSKPTDGKTNTEDMTDDNLLAIEGFFVQNDPIPQTLQGNAAESDGSNASGNVEKSKSISSQPSVPATPPVASKNTTQPDGPLTNIKPSLNSKPAGIQPEPQSSGQTVSRPELPKPPPGRGRGHPPGPVQMHGRGRGQRGPGEFGGPNSVPASENVGEMPYEENVGMPEEQKGYTWQDPSYEEFGGPESEVPSEEVWMPEDHYFPEEEYYEEPRGGPHMGRGGPPMMRGGPHMGRGGPPFGRGGPPMGRGGPPLGRGGMPMGRGGPPMGRGGPPMGRGGPPMGRGGPPMGRGGPHMGMDMHWEDPEGAEYPEEGDPYWRDRRPPMRGMRPPFPPGRGRPPRGHPGFMHPGRGRPPHPAHGPIDHGPSGHGMGADNPEMDPMYRGHDPYGHPMHPEGGRGRHRVPPPPHEMMDPMDEQVYDEGMERDWHPPHGRGPPPPPHEIMDRGGIRRRPMGRGMARGMWRPGPTHEGYEEGYNEGYVEDYEHGEDSYCWRPPKEYPPEDYRHDAKYYESEWERDHPPPERDYPPRMPPPESLRDAHWQEERDRGPSYPYDERDRGRGELRIREYRDEAPYRQEEPSYPPPAEWERTSRLPPPPERGYPPDYEDRRPRYENERREEVPLAIPATLSTLPGTSVEAAPQETGANVLALSQRQHEIILKAAQELKLIRELQEAKTTSTEPQPAPADPVPELPAGLLGLEIPPEVRNVLKGMTAAQTSTAEPVSWETKPAATHYQPHGPAAPVPPVIPKTVEYGHGHEPGATVERISYGERIVLRPDPMPSDRGYEKEPLGPRDPYRDPYYERRSDPYLDRREYSRERELYRDKPPHEYERERFERERFPLRERDDSIQPMVEDRSPLAPPLRSGYRDRDRDVRERDRSGSRDLDDHYGRPGYDRPPYERSSLDRNLPERYSHSTSPYVDRRSYPEDRGPPTAPPLPPPPQPPPRVEKKPEIKNIDDILKPPGRSSRPERIVIIMRGLPGSGKSHVAKLIRDKEVDCGGAPPRVLVLDDYFMTEVEKVQKDPDTGKRVKAKVLEYEYEPEMEDTYRSSMLKTFKKTLDDGFFPFIILDSINDRVKHFDQFWSAAKTKGFEVYLAEITADTQTCSKRNVHGRTLKDIMKMSNNWEPSPHHMVRLDVRSLLQDAAIEEVEMEDFNPDDEPKEPKREDEEEGDLGYIPKSKWEMDTSEAKLDKLDGLGSSGKRKREGEHMADLEDYLQLPDDYATRMSEPGKKRVRWADLEEQKEADRKRAIGFVVGQTDWERITDETGQLAQRALNRTKYF